From a single Serratia surfactantfaciens genomic region:
- the hflX gene encoding ribosome rescue GTPase HflX, translating to MFDRYEAGEQAVLVHIYFSQDKDTEDLNEFESLVSSAGVEALQVVTGSRKAPHPKYFVGEGKAEEIADAVKASGASVVLFDHSLSPAQERNLERLCECRVIDRTGLILDIFAQRARTHEGKLQVELAQLRHIATRLVRGWTHLERQKGGIGLRGPGETQLETDRRLLRDRISLILRRLERVEKQREQGRRARTRADVPTVSLVGYTNAGKSTLFNRITSAEVYAADQLFATLDPTLRRIDVPDVGDTVLADTVGFIRHLPHDLVAAFKATLQETRQASLLLHVIDAADPRVDENIEAVNTVLAEIDSDEIPTLLVMNKIDMLDDFVPRIDRNDENLPIRVWLSAASGEGIPLLYQALTERLSGEIAHYELRLPPRAGRLRSRFYQLQAIEKEWNEEDGSIGVVVRMPIVEWRRLCKQEQDLIDFIV from the coding sequence TTGTTTGACCGTTATGAAGCCGGTGAGCAGGCCGTACTGGTTCATATCTATTTCTCGCAAGACAAAGATACGGAAGACCTCAACGAGTTCGAATCGTTGGTTTCCTCAGCCGGTGTCGAAGCTTTGCAAGTGGTGACTGGTAGCCGCAAAGCCCCGCATCCGAAGTACTTTGTCGGCGAAGGAAAGGCCGAAGAAATTGCAGATGCGGTGAAAGCCAGCGGCGCGTCTGTTGTCCTGTTTGATCATTCCCTTTCCCCGGCGCAGGAAAGAAACCTTGAGCGCCTGTGCGAATGCCGGGTGATCGACCGCACCGGGTTGATTTTAGACATCTTTGCCCAGCGTGCCCGCACCCATGAAGGTAAGCTGCAGGTGGAGCTGGCGCAGTTGCGTCACATCGCCACGCGTCTGGTGCGCGGCTGGACGCACCTGGAGCGGCAAAAAGGGGGGATTGGCCTGCGCGGGCCGGGGGAAACCCAGCTTGAGACCGACCGTCGCCTGTTGCGCGATCGCATCAGCTTGATTCTGCGCCGCCTGGAGCGGGTAGAGAAGCAGCGTGAACAAGGCCGACGCGCGCGGACCCGCGCCGATGTGCCGACCGTATCGCTGGTGGGCTACACCAACGCCGGCAAATCCACCCTGTTTAACCGAATAACGTCTGCCGAGGTGTATGCGGCGGACCAGCTATTTGCCACCCTGGATCCTACGTTGCGGCGCATTGATGTGCCGGACGTGGGAGATACCGTGTTGGCGGATACCGTAGGCTTTATCCGGCACCTGCCGCACGATCTGGTGGCCGCCTTCAAGGCGACGCTGCAGGAGACGCGCCAGGCATCGCTGCTGCTGCACGTCATCGACGCGGCGGATCCGCGCGTCGATGAGAACATCGAAGCGGTGAACACCGTGCTGGCGGAGATCGACTCGGATGAAATCCCTACACTGTTAGTGATGAACAAAATAGATATGCTGGACGATTTTGTGCCGCGTATCGACCGCAACGACGAAAACCTGCCGATCCGGGTGTGGCTGTCCGCCGCCAGCGGAGAGGGTATTCCGTTGCTGTATCAGGCGTTGACGGAGCGCTTATCGGGGGAGATCGCGCATTACGAATTGCGCTTACCGCCACGGGCAGGCCGTCTTCGCAGCCGTTTTTACCAGCTTCAGGCGATTGAAAAAGAGTGGAACGAGGAGGACGGCAGCATTGGCGTGGTGGTGCGAATGCCGATCGTCGAATGGCGTCGTCTCTGCAAGCAAGAACAGGACCTGATTGACTTTATCGTATGA
- the hflK gene encoding FtsH protease activity modulator HflK, whose protein sequence is MAWNQPGNNGQDRDPWGSSNNNGGNSGGNNKGGRDQGPPDLDDIFRKLSKKLSGFGGGKGSNSNSGGTGTSGPGFSGRIIGIAAVAVVVIWAASGFYTIKEAERGVVTRFGKFSHLVQPGLNWKPTFIDDVRPVNVESVRELAASGVMLTSDENVVRVEMNVQYRVTNPEAYLFSVVNADDSLSQATDSALRGVIGKYSMDRILTEGRTVVRNDTQRMLEETIRPYNMGITLLDVNFQAARPPEEVKASFDDAIAARENEQQYIREAEAYANEVQPRANGQAQRLLEDSKAYKDRTILEAQGEVARFAKLLPEYKSAPQITRERLYIETMEKVLGHTRKVLVSDKGNNLMVLPLDQMLRGQGAAPESGNKDTSLIRLNPNPAPAANSSAPRTSGGSIMDQRRANAQRDDTTRVGRE, encoded by the coding sequence ATGGCGTGGAATCAGCCCGGTAATAACGGACAGGACCGCGACCCGTGGGGGAGCAGCAATAACAATGGCGGCAACTCTGGCGGTAACAACAAAGGCGGTCGTGATCAAGGGCCACCTGATTTGGACGATATCTTCCGCAAACTGAGCAAGAAATTGAGCGGTTTCGGCGGGGGCAAAGGCTCCAACAGCAATAGCGGCGGCACCGGCACCTCTGGTCCGGGCTTCAGCGGCCGCATTATCGGTATCGCGGCGGTCGCCGTGGTGGTGATCTGGGCCGCCAGCGGCTTCTACACCATCAAGGAAGCCGAGCGCGGCGTCGTGACGCGTTTCGGCAAGTTCAGCCACCTGGTGCAGCCGGGCCTGAACTGGAAACCGACCTTCATCGACGACGTGCGTCCGGTGAACGTGGAATCCGTGCGCGAGCTGGCGGCGTCCGGCGTGATGCTGACCTCCGATGAAAACGTGGTGCGCGTGGAAATGAACGTGCAGTACCGCGTGACCAACCCGGAAGCGTACCTGTTCAGCGTCGTCAATGCCGACGACAGCCTGAGCCAGGCGACCGACAGCGCCCTGCGCGGCGTGATCGGTAAATACTCGATGGACCGCATCCTGACCGAAGGCCGTACCGTGGTGCGTAACGACACGCAGCGCATGCTGGAAGAGACCATTCGTCCTTACAACATGGGCATCACGCTGCTGGACGTCAACTTCCAGGCGGCGCGTCCGCCGGAAGAGGTGAAGGCGTCGTTCGACGATGCGATCGCCGCGCGTGAGAACGAGCAGCAATACATCCGTGAAGCGGAAGCTTACGCCAACGAAGTTCAGCCGCGTGCGAACGGCCAGGCGCAGCGTCTGCTGGAAGACTCCAAGGCTTATAAAGACCGCACCATCCTGGAAGCTCAGGGTGAGGTGGCGCGCTTTGCCAAACTGTTGCCGGAATACAAGTCCGCTCCGCAGATCACCCGCGAGCGTCTGTATATCGAAACCATGGAAAAAGTGCTGGGCCATACCCGTAAGGTGTTGGTGAGCGACAAAGGCAACAACCTGATGGTGCTGCCGTTGGATCAGATGCTGCGCGGCCAAGGCGCGGCACCGGAGAGCGGCAACAAGGATACCAGCCTGATTCGCCTCAATCCGAATCCTGCGCCGGCTGCCAACAGCAGCGCTCCGCGCACCAGCGGCGGTTCGATTATGGATCAGCGCCGGGCGAATGCGCAGCGTGACGACACCACTCGCGTAGGGAGAGAGTAA
- the hflC gene encoding protease modulator HflC: MRKSFVVIVLAVLVVLYASLFVVQEGQRGIVLRFGKVLRDGENKPLVYAPGLHLKIPFIETVKNLDARIQTMDNQADRFVTSEKKDLIVDSYLKWRISDFSRYYLATGGGDVSQAEVLLKRKFSDRLRSEIGRLDVKDIVTDSRGKLMSDVRDALNTGTVGDGEEVATTEADDAIASAAARVERETTGKQPQVNPNSMAALGIEVIDVRIKQINLPAEVSDAIYQRMRAEREAVARRLRSQGQEEAEKLRASADYEVTRTLAEAERQARITRGEGDAEAAKLFANAFSQDPDFYAFIRSLRAYEASFKDNQDVLVLSPDSDFFRYMKSPDTLRK; the protein is encoded by the coding sequence ATGCGTAAGTCTTTTGTAGTTATTGTCCTCGCGGTGCTGGTGGTGCTGTACGCTTCGCTGTTCGTGGTGCAGGAAGGTCAGCGCGGCATCGTGCTGCGCTTCGGCAAGGTTCTGCGCGACGGCGAAAACAAGCCGCTGGTGTATGCGCCGGGTCTGCACCTCAAGATCCCGTTCATTGAAACCGTGAAGAACCTGGATGCGCGTATCCAGACCATGGACAACCAGGCCGATCGCTTCGTGACCAGCGAGAAGAAAGACCTGATCGTCGACTCCTATCTGAAGTGGCGCATCAGCGATTTCAGCCGTTACTATCTGGCGACCGGCGGCGGCGACGTCTCCCAGGCTGAAGTGCTGCTGAAACGTAAGTTCAGCGACCGTCTGCGTTCCGAAATCGGCCGCCTGGACGTGAAAGACATCGTGACCGACTCGCGCGGCAAGCTGATGTCCGACGTGCGTGACGCGCTGAACACCGGCACCGTGGGCGACGGCGAGGAAGTGGCGACCACCGAAGCCGATGACGCTATCGCCTCTGCGGCGGCGCGCGTTGAGCGGGAAACCACCGGCAAACAGCCGCAGGTGAACCCGAACAGCATGGCGGCGCTGGGCATCGAAGTGATCGACGTGCGTATCAAGCAGATCAACCTGCCGGCCGAAGTGTCCGACGCCATCTACCAGCGTATGCGCGCCGAGCGTGAAGCGGTAGCCCGTCGTCTGCGCTCGCAAGGCCAGGAAGAAGCCGAGAAGCTGCGCGCCAGCGCGGACTACGAAGTGACCCGTACCCTGGCGGAAGCCGAGCGTCAGGCGCGTATCACCCGCGGTGAAGGCGATGCCGAAGCGGCCAAACTGTTCGCCAATGCGTTCAGCCAGGATCCGGACTTCTATGCCTTTATCCGCAGCCTGCGCGCCTATGAAGCCAGCTTCAAGGACAACCAGGATGTGCTGGTACTGAGCCCGGACAGCGATTTCTTCCGCTACATGAAGTCGCCTGATACCCTGCGCAAATAA
- a CDS encoding DUF2065 domain-containing protein — protein MNSTIWLALGLVLVLEGLGPMLFPQAWRKMIVAMSQLPDATLRRFGGGIVVAGCVIYYMLSGRTGL, from the coding sequence ATGAACTCAACGATTTGGCTGGCGCTTGGGCTGGTTCTGGTACTGGAAGGATTGGGGCCGATGCTGTTTCCGCAGGCCTGGCGCAAAATGATTGTGGCGATGTCGCAGCTGCCGGACGCGACGCTGCGGCGATTTGGCGGTGGAATAGTGGTTGCGGGCTGCGTGATCTACTACATGTTGAGCGGCCGCACGGGTCTTTA